In one Cellulomonas sp. JZ18 genomic region, the following are encoded:
- a CDS encoding peptidase S9, which yields MTTTRPTVSRVLAALVTGVATTAYYATPDLIRSRTARGWTKAGLGAVTLAVSLQEVRADIAAQRAKSAAEPPTDDTSDDRAADENRTTDEDAQPLKDVPPALLAVGVAALATSVAGTVAFERWVFRRGERLAAAGRPLAHTRAALVLGALSAAVSLIPTDD from the coding sequence ATGACGACGACCCGACCGACCGTCTCCCGTGTCCTCGCCGCGCTCGTCACCGGCGTCGCCACGACCGCCTACTACGCCACCCCCGACCTCATCCGCTCGCGCACGGCCCGCGGCTGGACGAAGGCCGGCCTGGGAGCCGTGACCCTCGCCGTGTCCCTGCAGGAGGTGCGGGCCGACATCGCCGCGCAGCGGGCGAAGAGCGCGGCGGAGCCGCCCACCGACGACACCTCCGACGACCGCGCCGCCGACGAGAACCGCACGACGGACGAGGACGCACAGCCGCTGAAGGACGTGCCCCCGGCGCTCCTCGCGGTCGGCGTCGCGGCGCTCGCCACGTCGGTCGCGGGGACCGTCGCGTTCGAGCGGTGGGTCTTCCGCCGCGGTGAGCGCCTGGCCGCGGCGGGCCGCCCGCTGGCGCACACCCGCGCCGCCCTCGTCCTGGGCGCGCTCTCCGCGGCCGTGTCCCTGATCCCGACCGACGACTGA
- a CDS encoding spore photoproduct lyase family protein: MLDVRRIYVEPEAAALPRGQEVLARWPDAEHVEVASHWNIPELHGDEANVDRWVRIKTEALVLGVKKSLAARPNGRSSDFVAPSTANGCAMACAYCYVPRRKGYSNPVTVFANIDRITGYLRRHVARQGVKAEPNQVDPHAWVYDIGENSDCSVDATVSDNVRDLVELFRGLPTAKASFATKHVNRDLLDWDPQGRTRVRFSLMPDRISRLVDVRTDRVADRIAAIDDFVEAGYEVHLNLSPVIVHDGWLEDWAELLDQVADGVGPRARAQLAAEVIMLTHNQALHEVNLGWHPKAEQVLWRPDLQEPKRSQTGGWNVRYRTGDKGRYVRALTDLVAQRLPECRIRYAF; this comes from the coding sequence CTGCTGGACGTGCGCCGCATCTACGTCGAGCCCGAGGCCGCGGCCCTGCCCCGCGGGCAGGAGGTGCTCGCGCGCTGGCCCGACGCGGAGCACGTCGAGGTCGCGTCCCACTGGAACATCCCCGAGCTGCACGGCGACGAGGCCAACGTGGACCGGTGGGTGCGGATCAAGACCGAGGCGCTCGTGCTCGGGGTCAAGAAGTCACTGGCGGCGCGCCCGAACGGCCGCTCGTCGGACTTCGTCGCGCCGTCCACCGCCAACGGCTGCGCCATGGCGTGCGCGTACTGCTACGTGCCGCGGCGCAAGGGCTACAGCAACCCGGTCACGGTGTTCGCGAACATCGACCGCATCACCGGCTACCTGCGCCGGCACGTGGCCAGGCAGGGCGTGAAGGCCGAGCCGAACCAGGTCGACCCGCACGCGTGGGTGTACGACATCGGCGAGAACAGCGACTGCTCCGTCGACGCGACCGTGAGCGACAACGTCCGCGACCTCGTCGAGCTGTTCCGCGGCCTGCCGACCGCGAAGGCCTCGTTCGCGACCAAGCACGTCAACCGGGACCTGCTCGACTGGGACCCGCAGGGGCGCACGCGGGTCCGGTTCTCGCTCATGCCCGACCGGATCTCGAGGCTCGTCGACGTGCGCACGGACCGGGTCGCGGACCGCATCGCCGCCATCGACGACTTCGTCGAGGCCGGGTACGAGGTGCACCTCAACCTCTCGCCCGTGATCGTGCACGACGGCTGGCTGGAGGACTGGGCCGAGCTGCTCGACCAGGTCGCCGACGGCGTAGGGCCGCGGGCCCGGGCGCAGCTGGCAGCCGAGGTCATCATGCTGACCCACAACCAGGCCCTGCACGAGGTCAACCTCGGCTGGCACCCGAAGGCCGAGCAGGTGCTCTGGCGCCCCGACCTGCAGGAGCCGAAGCGCTCGCAGACCGGCGGCTGGAACGTCCGCTACCGCACGGGCGACAAGGGCCGGTACGTGCGCGCGCTGACCGACCTGGTCGCGCAGCGCCTGCCGGAGTGCCGCATCCGCTACGCCTTCTGA